The Falco rusticolus isolate bFalRus1 chromosome 14, bFalRus1.pri, whole genome shotgun sequence sequence ccctctgCAACTGGAGCCCTTCACACAGTGGGGCTGGCCTCAGCCTCACTGGGTGcacctggggctgccccagccccagctggagcCTGTGGGGAACAGAGGCCattgccccagccccacagcacagcggggggggggggggggggacggacacaCAGGCATAGAGGGCTGGGTTTTAGGGGAACTGGGGGACCCATTGGGATCAGGGGCCACTGCCAAAGCTCCACAGCACATCACCCCCTGCTCTATGCCCAGGGACAGCAAGCACGTCCAGGGGCACAGAGGAGGCAGGaagtatttattaattaatgGACATGAGATACTGGCAGTGAGTTGGCCACAAGTGCccaaatgcagcagcacagggagaaaagataaaagaaaagcaggaggaaggacagagggaGCTGGAAAATGGGATGCTGCAAACAGGAAGGGGACAGGGAGTAGGACAAGGTTGTCAAGAGAGGAGAGTGGAGATACTGAGCAAATAAACACAGAGAGAGGAATAAATAAGAGATGGAGAGGTGAAAAGGACCAGCAGGACAAGAGACAAGACAAGGGATCAGGAACAATTCTAaagtgaaaggggaaaaaaaaacatagtcaagaaatgtaaaataggAATGGGGAGCTGGATAGGGGtagatgcagaaagaaaatgttgaagaGCAACAGGGTACAAGAAACACAGGCAAGACCTAATGAATAGGGACAGGGAGGCAGGAAGAGtgagatgcagaaagaaaatgtaaaaagtgaCGGGGGTGCATGACTGAGAGGGAAGAATTAAGTATTCTAGGGAGACAAGACAGAGGGAGATGGAGAAAGACAGTTCTGAAAGCGAGAGAATGCAGGAATCagacaagaattaaaaaataggtAATGGAGCTGCATAGAGGAAGATGTAAGAAGGAAATTTGAAAAGCGACTGGGCTCAAGAAACAggcaagaatgaaaaaaatagggatggagaagcagaagaaaagtttcaaaagcaaaaagatgtaAGAAACATAGGCAAGAATtaagacagggacagggagcctGATGGAAGAAAACTGATGGGTTGACCTTatctggctgccaggtgcccaccaagcctCTCTATTGCTCCCCCGATCAACaagatggggaggaggaggagaaaatccaacaaaaaaGCTTGTGGATCAAAATAAGGACAAAAAGATCACTCGCCATTTATTATCACAGGCgaaacagactcagcttggaGAAAGTAATATAATTTATTGTCAATCAAAATTGGAGAAGgacaatgagaaataaaagcaactctacaaaacacctttcccctgcctctttctttttccttggctCACCTTCACTCCTGacttctctacctcctccccctaAGCAGCAGAGGGGGACAGGGAGTGGGGGTTGTGGCCAGTTCATCAcgtttctgctgctccttcctcctcatgctcttctgcttctgtgtgggtccctcccacaggtcctgccagagaacctgctccagcatgggctcaCAGCTTCCCTCGGGCACATTCACCCGCTCtagcgtggggtcctccatgggctgcaggtgggtatctgctccaccattcACCTCCACCAGCTGCAAGGGAACAACCCGCCTCACCACGGTCTTCCCTATGGGCTGTTGAATCTCCACTCCAGCACAcagagcacctcctccccctccttcttcactgacctcGGTGCCCGCAAGGCTGTTTCATGCTCAGATTTTCTCTGTCACAGCTTCTAcgcagcatttttttcagcccttcttaaatatatcacagaggtgctgccagcactgctgatgggctcagctctgACCAGCAGCAgatctgtcttggagctggaaccagctgtgcGCAGCCTGGGGGCGATTCCTGGTGTCTCCTCACAGTAAaccaccctgcagcccctccccctccccagcccagctaACAACCCCCTGCCACGTAAACCCAATACAACAGCCACCAGCTACAGGGCACAGAGCAGGACTGAAAATAGGGAAAGGGAGCTACTGAAAGaggcagagggggaaagaaaataattatgggCTACAGGCCAGAGAGGGGGAAGGGACAGGGAACCAGActgaaagagatggagaaaaactaaaaccagCGATGGGCCAcagggcagagagggaggaatAAAGAAAGGGGAGAGTGAGCTGGACAGAGActgagaaacaacaaaaaaacttgaTCAGCTAAAGGGGAGAGAgattggaaataaaaattagggAGCCAGAGAGAGAGTAATAAAACTGGGGTAGAAGGACTGAGGGATGTAGAAAATGGGTGAGGGCAGGGGAGCCAGAAGGTGGGATACTGCGAAAGagagagggacagggagcaAGGCATCAGGCGAGAGCAAACGGGAGCAAGAGAGGACAGAGGTGTGGCATGAGAGAAGCCAGGGACAGCGGGCAGGGACACGGGAGGGGCCGAGAGCCGGGCAGGGAAAGCCGGCGGTGGCTGCAGCCCCGGTCGTTCGAGGCAGCTgcggctgcccctgcccacaccGGGCAGCGCCCGGCCGCCCCTTCCCGCCCCACGccgcggggggggccgggccgggcaggggcagcccccggtgcccccagggcagggactggCAGCGGCACGGCGCCGGGGCGGGAGAGCAGCAGCGGCCGCTCGCAGCCAGCACAGCTCGGTCCGGCTGGGGCCCTCCTCCAGCGGGGCTCCGCAGACGCACCTGgggcccagggcagctgggggctgcgggcccgGCTGCAGGGGAGGGCCTGGGCTCAGCCGCGGGGGGcgagcggggcgggggaggcTCAGGCGGACTCTGGGGGTGCCCACCTCAGCCCGCAGGACCCCCGGGCCAGCCTGAGCCAGCTCGCCACCACCCGAGGGCCAGGAGCCCACCTCAACAGGCCCGGAAGCTCCGCTTGCAGCCCCCACCGTGCAGGCGGCAGGCAGGAGCCCCCGCGCCCCTGGCCCTGAGCCTCCACCGTCCCACCCGCCGCCGAGCACCCGAGCACCGGCTGGCGTTCCCCAGCACAccggccggccccgcggccgccctGCTCCTCCCTTGGCTCACGCCAGCCCCACGGTGGCCACTCGTGCCACGGCAGCACCGCTACAGGCAGGGGCCGCCGGCACCagcctcccccccgccccggccctcAGCTGGAGCCcggtggggccggggggccATTGCCTGACCCCCGCAGTGGGCCCTGCGCTCCCCTCGGGGCCCCTCACCTGGTGCAGAGGGAGCGCGACCACAGCCGGGAAGGCAACGGAGAAGGCTGGTGCTTGTTCAGTTGCAGACGTACTGAGTGAGTGCCGGGAGCAAGCCTGCTCTGGGGTTCAGGCCCCaactcttccccttcctctgctcccgAGACACCTCGGCATCCGTTCCCGGAGCCACACTCAGTCTGACAGGGAGCTGGCAGTCAGCCGTCTGGCTCCTGGGGCGGTGAGCAGAGGTGGAAGCTGCCAAAACCGAGGAATAGGGCACAGGACCCTAGAAGGGTGGAGAAAAGTCACAGCTGGCTGTGCCGGCTTGTGCGGCGAGAATGTATGTGCCTTAAACTCACCCCACGGGGAGTGGAGGGGCTCACATGCAGGCGCGCTATTGGGATGGGGTGACCCGTGAACCTCTTCTAGAACCTCAGTCTAGATGGTGGAGGGCTAATTTGGAGGGCCCAGATGCCCATGTTCCCCCACGATGAGGCAGGTGGGCACCTCAAATCAacgggggaaggggggtgggtggaggggcTTGTACTCCAAAACCACTTTGGGGGGGTTGGGCGGGCTCATACATGGGGGTGCTGTTGGGATGAGGCAACCCCTAAACCCCTTAACCCATCTGTGCGAGGGGAGAAGGGGTGTTGGGAGGCTGCTCTAGCCAGATGCCTAGGTCTCTCAAGCATGACAGATGGGCCTGGCAGGATCTGGAGGGCTTTGCCCCAgtgcaccccctccccccattaCCCAACCCCAATCCCTTGGCAGGGGGGAAGTTGTTGCAAGCAACTGGGGCAAAGGCAGGGGAGTGCACTCAAACGCCTGGGTCCCTTGGGAAACACCCTTAAttatttggggaggggggacaccTAAATGCCTTGGTCCCCCCTTGTATGTCCCCCCAGAAATGGGGGAGCTCCCCTGTACCCTGAATCCTTCACCCCAGGATGGGGCAGGGAATCCATGGGACAGGGAGATAGATCcacagccatgagcagccagtttctccaggagaatgctgaaGGAAATAgtgccaaaggctttactgaagtccaggtGGAAACATCCAAAGCCATTCCCTCATACACTAAGCGGGGCAACACGGCCCCAGAGGCCCACGATTCACTGCAGTTCCCACTCTCGGAGGGAGTACCACACACCTCTTGCTCCCACAGCACAGGAGGCGGTGAAGGAACTGGCTTCTCCTCTCTTCGgcaagcagggcacagcagcacagacagggagccaggcacctgccccacacagccccacagcccacacCGTGGCTCTGCAGGACGCAGCTTGGTGGGACATGAGTGATGTCCTGCACGAGCTTGAGGCTGTGATCCAAGAAcgcagccagcagctggtggaACAGCGGCACTCGGCACAAAGCATGGATGCGGCGATGGCAGTAAAACCACGTGCAGCAACTGAGGATAGCGAGTCTACATTGGCTGCAGAGCCTCGgggagagcccagcacagcctctcctgTCCCAGACGAACGCCAGGATGGAGAACACATGGCTTCTCCCATGTCTGGAGACCATCCAGGAGAGGCTAGTGCAGCCATCGTCTCCCCGGCAGCACACGATCATGAAGGGGCTTTTTTGTTGCCTGAAAATGCTGTGGACAACACCGCCACaccacaccttgccccagcagcagagaacgGAGACAATGAGACAGCTTGTCCCCTGCCTTGGGAGCCTTGGCACCAGGTGAGCCAGGGGTGCGTGGCCAGCACCGAGCATCCCCAGGTACCGGAGGCAGGCGCGGCGCCCGGGGCATGTGTGGCAGGGACATGGCTGGTGGACAtcctctccatctcctccccaccaccaccacccccccggcccccgcccccaCCTTTACTCTTGCTCTCCCCATGCAGGCGacctcccagcacagaggcGACACGCAgccctcctctggctgcaggaccGTAAGCCCAGCCAACCCGAcacctaacactgccaagcctaCCACGAAACCCCATCCCCAAGCGCCGGTTTCTCCCCGCATCCAGTGACGGATGCTTAGCTCTCCCTTTGTTGTTCCTGTTTTTATAGGAGGCGCCAGGGGTCTTGGCCAAGGAGGACGACAAGTGGGAAGACAGCCTGGAGCTCTTCCAGGACCCCCACGCTGATCCCCCGGAGGGCCAGGCAGCCTCCGAGCAGAGTGGTAACACATCGCCCTGCTCCGGCTCCAGGGATGAGCCCGAGGATGAGCCAGGTACGTCCGAGTCGAGCGCTGCCTCGGCCAGGGCAGGCCCGGTCCGGCTGTCCCGGCGCCCTGCACCCAGGCCAGGGCGGCAGGACTGCGTGCAGAGGGGCTGGCCGTTCCCTGGACACCCCTCCCTGGGGAAAGCCCTCggtggtggggagcaggcaggaccTTGCCCATTACCTGCCCAGCCCCTTGCCTACAGCTCTCCTTCTTCCACAGGCATCGCCGCTCTGCCGCACACCCCAGCTCGACGGCGACGGCCCTCCCTCTTCCGCAGGGTGCTCAGGGCTCTGCGCAGGGCTTTCTCCTGTACCTGCATCACGGCACAGCGAGAGCAGCAGCGCCCTGCTGCCAGCGGGGCCCATGAAGGTGCCGGCTGCCCCTGAGCCCGTGCTGCATGCGGAAGGTGCAGCGCAGGGAGGCACTGGAGGGATGGCTGCCGGGACTGCGCCCCACGCATTCAGCTGCCCTGAGGACATCGTGGCGCCAGCCTCTGCTGGCCCCTGCATGCTTTCTGAGGCCAATAAAAGCTGACCATTTTCCCCTAGGGCTCATGTGTGCCTGCTCCACCCTGGCAGAAAGACCCGCGCAGGCAAGGCCCAcgccagcaggcagagctggagagccCCTGTGCTCCCTCTTCTCCACGCTGAGCAGAGCCTGTGCCCTCGGCCTCTGCCCATGCCGCTGGCATTCCAGCTCCCAACCAGATGGGGCCTCCGCTGGCCTTGCTCCTTGCGATCCGTTTTTTGAGTCAACGTGTCACCAGGGTGTCCCAGCACTGGCTGGGGCAAgccctgggctggtgctggcagcaagcCGGCTGTCTGGCTTGACTACCTCAAGCTCCCTTCCCACTCACCTCTCTGCTATTCAAGCCAAGGACTTTGAGCATTTCATTTGTATCGTAATCTTAAGTCTGTTTTACCTAATGCTTGCCCCATGCCTCATCACCTTGGTATCCCAGGGAACCTCCCCATTGTAGGGGGGGTTGGGAGCATGTACATTAGCCACTTGCCCCTCCATTTATAAGaccctcctcccctgctctaATGCTCACCTGTCATTAGCAGCAAGTGCAGTGCTGCACCCCATCTGTGGTCAAGTCCGTCCCCCCCCCAAAGTGGTGCGTGATCAAGACTTTCCTTCTACTCCCACTGCCAGGGCACTCCTGCTGCCCTTGGTCTCTTCTTCTACAGCCATGTGAATGACCTGCCAGAAGCAATCACAGGCCTTGTGCCTCTCATTCTGAAAGTCATACCCAGGCAATGCTTTGCTTGCAGGGATCAAAACAGGTTTTGTATCCCTGGACCAGCAGCTCTTTTCGTCAGGCTGGAGTACATTCAGGTACcagcctggtgctgtgctgcGAGGCTCTCAGAAATcttgctggctctgctgtgtgGCTCTCGGGCTCCTCGTATCAGCACCACTTTGCCTGCAGTATATCAAAAAGCTGAGCTGGCATCCTGCGCACTGCTATGGTCAAGGCAGGGGTAGGTAACAACCGAGTTGCTCAGCCGTGTTACTTCTCATTGCTAAATGTCTGCTGCTGACCTGGATATCTAgttttggtttggggctttCTGCTCTCACCAGCCAACACAGTTGGGCCATTTTCTACTCagttttgcctttgcctttgcctttaGCCTCCTGTTGTGACCTTTGGACTTCCAGTCTTCTGAAGTGGCTTTGATCGGCACCAGTACCCACATGGACCTAGTTATAAATCCACGGCTTATTTCTTGCACTCCAGCTTCCCATCTCATTCCCTGTTCCCTTCTTTAAAGCCTCTCTGCATCTTTTCAGGAGCAGTTTCAGGATACAGGTACATCCTGGGCACGTACAGAGGCTAAGCCATCCCTGTGCCTTGGAGCGCACCTGGGCTGGGGAGTAGGGAAGCAGGTGTAAAATGGgtctttccaaaagaaacaaataacaaatattaTGCACACTCTGCTCCCCAGGGTGAAGCCAGACAGAAAatggctgccccacagccagggtTGCCAGGCACTAAAGCTGGACACAGCTCACTGGCCACCAGCAGTGGGGtttgggcacagctgggctgagctgcagagcttCCACTACCAGCACCAGTGCAGAAGCAGGTGTCTGTGcgctgggaggagcagcagagtCTCCCCAACAGCTTGTCCTAGTGCACCAGCTCCACTGTCtctgcagcaccctgtg is a genomic window containing:
- the LOC119157435 gene encoding translation initiation factor IF-2-like; this translates as MLKEIVPKALLKSRWKHPKPFPHTLSGATRPQRPTIHCSSHSRREYHTPLAPTAQEAVKELASPLFGKQGTAAQTGSQAPAPHSPTAHTVALQDAAWWDMSDVLHELEAVIQERSQQLVEQRHSAQSMDAAMAVKPRAATEDSESTLAAEPRGEPSTASPVPDERQDGEHMASPMSGDHPGEASAAIVSPAAHDHEGAFLLPENAVDNTATPHLAPAAENGDNETACPLPWEPWHQEAPGVLAKEDDKWEDSLELFQDPHADPPEGQAASEQSGNTSPCSGSRDEPEDEPGTSESSAASARAGPVRLSRRPAPRPGRQDCVQRGWPFPGHPSLGKALGGGEQAGPCPLPAQPLAYSSPSSTGIAALPHTPARRRRPSLFRRVLRALRRAFSCTCITAQREQQRPAASGAHEGAGCP